In Sesamum indicum cultivar Zhongzhi No. 13 linkage group LG1, S_indicum_v1.0, whole genome shotgun sequence, the sequence TCACCATTACCcatataaaagagaagaattaTATGGAGAGTGTTTATTAcggtaataattaattgagtttgaagaagtaattaatatatatataggtgggaaattaaattaaaaattgagattgAAATGTGTGGGGGGATTGTGTTTTGGTGCGTCCAAGAATGGTGGCCTGCGTGCCTCACTTGTGCCTGCACGTGTCCAAccatattcttttcttttttgtgaatCGTTTCATGAAGAAAACAAGTGGTTGCGAGTTTACACTGTTTGGATTTACACTCTCATTACAATTACTtaactgcatttctttttttggagtTAATAAGTATGGGTTTTTATTTGAATccttatataataattttaaaaagtaaattatacccattttatataaaatttagtataattacaaatactgtattattatttaaaaattataaatactcctcaaatgagagataattatataattcctGAATGTTAAGATAAAGATTACTACTTTACtcttactaatatttttaaaaaatatatatttaaaaaattattaaaaaaatagtgtaaGCAAGGTAAATAATCCATAGAgatattagtccataaaatattgtagaaaaatccaaaacatatataaaatcataatttataattaaaaagagtatttttgttattttatcacaaattgaataaaaatttaatatagattaacggaataaattcattattagACATGCATTAAAATCGTAATagtatttataacttttcaaataatgaataattattataatttatgttaaacGTTGAggtggtaaataaattaaaaattcgaTACGATATTATAGTCATTGGAAATCATTAATCTTTTCAAGCCTTTATGTTGCATTgctatttaattacattaaagaGTGTTACAAGtacaattcaatatatatataattagaacaGAAAGATTGGAATTTGTTGGTGATGACGCGTGCCCGGCCTTTCAGCACTAGTAGAAATGTAGCGTGCAGAAGAATGAGAAGGCGCATTGAGGGGCCAAGAAAAACACAAACCGGACATACACTCGCACTTTAAGGGGCGAAGAGCAGTCAGAATGTAATGGAGTTGACCTGATTATAAAAGCAACATGCTTCAAGATTAGTGCGTCTATGCCCAAACAATCAAATCCAAAacttctctttccttttccgTTCCATGTGGCTTAACATGcttcattcataaatcataaatcccAACCATTTTCAATGACCCACCTTCAACTTCAACCAAATATTACTCGTGTTTGCTAAGCAAAGTGATTTCTCAAACTAAGGTCAAGCAGATTGAAAGACTGATATGGTCCAATAACAAACTGAGGCCTGGTCAGACGACTCCACTGATTGTCCTCATAAACATGGATCAACTTGAATGAAACCTTTGAGCTGGGTTGAACTATTAATAGCCCAGTTTAAGATTCTACGACCTAAACCCAAATAAAATGTCCACATCCACATTCTTAGAAACCCTTCAACTTAGTCTTTTAATTCTCACTCTCACCCTTGAAATAGGGAACAACAAAGAAATCCTACTGCTCTACCAGAATCAAGAAAGACCTCAGACGTGTTCTAGGTCTCACACGCTGATGCAATTTCAAGCTGGATTAAGATGCATGCCTGTTGTTTAGGTTGTTCAACTCAGATGACTCCCCTACCTGATTAGCACAACCTGCATGTACTCTTTGGAACTAAACAAGACTACTGGCCCTTTTTTCATGCTTTTACTTCTTTAGGAAGCAAGCTTATGGTCTTGCACTATGGTAGTAACATCTTTGAGCTAATGACGGGCAAaattccaagtcgagaacaTCATATTATGTGAGTCGCATAACCCAAGTTCAGAACATCATAATATGCAAGTCAGTATAAGTATCTCTAACCACGAAAGACACCCAGATAAACAAGTCATATAATCACACAAAGAGAATACTGGACTAAAGTTTGTTCAGCATTCTCTATAGTATGAAAAAGTGCTTAAGAGCTCCCGAACAATTGCTTTACAGTGGCACCTCCACTGGAACTTGGATAATTGTTTTGGCCTAACAATACTATAAATGCTGTAGATGTGCCGGTGCAAGAAACTGAGACATGCATAAGTGGGAGATACatgaaaagaaggaaagagcataaatacaaaagtatatgaaaatattgccGCAATCAGTGCAAAAACTAGCTGGGAAAACGAGAGTGTATACTGGAGAGAACACTAATTACTTGATTGACAAACAAAACCTCAGTCAGAATATCCAATGACACATTCATAATAAGATATCCATGCCACAAATCTTtgcagaaatattttcttacacAAGATTGGAGATAATAATATATGGTAGTAATAACCTGTATTCCACACTTGATTAActaaatgaaacaaatatagGTTTGAAGATTATGGCCATaggagaaaaaaacaaagatataGTAGGGTGTAGAATAATTGAAGTGGCATCGCTAAAACTACAATCCTTCACATGTATTTACTTAAAGCATAAGACAATAGCAGCTTCTTGAGACACGAAATAACTATCACCAGaatcttcaaataaaaaagaccAGAAGAGTGAGTTGATTCTGCAAAGCCATCAAACTTTAATGGGTCAGAAACGATTGCCACTCTTCAAATCAGCTTCAGAAACATCCACAGGCAACCGCGACCACGCCACAGCACCACTCCTTCTCCACTGCAAAAACACAGACACAGATAGCAACAAGAATACAGCAGCAACCAGAGGAAGCAAAACTCCTGCATGCCCCCTTCTCCAGCTCCTCCAAACAAAATCTGAGCAAACCTCCCCATCAAAACTACCCATCGAATTATTCAACTTCCATATCTCAACCCCATTGAGAATGGCATCAACAGCTCGCGGCAAGCTCATGTTTGACGGCCCCACACTCACAAGCAAATTTCCGGAACTATCCCCATCAACCAGAAAATCAGCATAGAACGGCGAAGCCAACAGTCTATTTGTCATATACGATAAATCCAAGTTCTCATAAGCTAAATTCCCATTCACATACACGTTGAAGTAAAGCATGCCTGCAGCCACACTTGCTATATCACAAAAATGCATCCGCACCATATAACTATAACCCTTCTCCACTCGAAACGACCATGTTAAATTCCCATTCGGAATCGAATCATCAGAGCTTTTAATTACTCTCGCGGTATTGTACACATTATCCGGCCCCACTTCCCTACTCGCCCCACCCATTTGGTACATAATTCGGCCCCCAAAATGAATCTCTTTGGAGCCATCACTTGATACCAAGTAATCATCATCTGTCACCCAAGTCCTCCATAGAGAATCATTAAACGGGGTCACCTTAAAACCTCCCACATTCACTCTGTGCACAGTCTCAAAACCATTTTTCAGTAACCCATTAACCCACTCATTCTTCTCAGAATCAACCAACTGCGCCACGTCGGCAATTAAATCTTGCGGAGCCGAAATCACTTCAATCGCGTTCACGAAACCGAATTTCGATTTCCCTGAGGGCACAAACGCGATTTTCAACTCCTTGGAAGCAACCGGGATAACAAACTCCTTAATTACTGGGAAATTATCGGTTTTCGGGATGCGAAAGTTGcgtaataacaaaaatttattggcgACGACATGAAATTCAGCTTCAAGTAAATCGTTATAATTATTCCGAAATGGGTGAAAATGGAGGCGTACCAAATGGTGGGTTCCCCTATCCCTGATCGGGAACGTGTAATGCGCGGGATGATCGAAGGCTCTAGCGGTTGAATAGAAGGGGGAAGGGGAAGTGAGCTGTGAATCGGTGCTCTCGAGTTGTATCGTCAGGGTCGAGGTGAGGAATCGGGAGGCGTCGCCGGTGAATACTCGGTGATCGAGGTCCGAAGTTCCGGCGGAATGAGTACCACAGTTGACGAGGTAGTGATCGACAGGGGAGAAGGCAGAGGCGATGGAGAGGAGAGAGATGACGGAGacgtagagagagaaagtggtggaggaggaggagaagaagaagaagattttCGTGGTCGCCATCGGAACGAGCTTCGGATGGAATTGTGATAGAGTTTCTGACTTTTGGTCGAAATTAGAACGGAAAATAGAAACGTCAAACGCGTGGGCCCACGGAATAATTGCTAGTAGAATTATATAACTCGCTTTTACCAAACAACGTTGTATTACTTACTTGGCACAGGCTAGCGCTTGCTGTATAGTCGCGTTTCTCAGACAGTCCAAATTGGATGTTATTTAGCTTCAGCTTTAAATATATCATCAATTACTTAtctattttccaaaattacatcaatcaacatttgatttctaaatgaaaattttatattatcttatgCATGGAATGATGTAAAGATTCAATTCATAATTCTATGCTTCAAAtgatctgaaaatattttgattctcattataaattattcttagtATCCAAATGAAGTCGTTTGCAActatttatctaaattttttatttgaattttcattccaaataaagtcttatataatataataattatagtaatatatGATCATAGAGTATTTTTGTAACATACCTTAATCCTCCGCCATTTTCTTATcttgaatttcaataaaattaaaaaatcatatgaagTATTTAGGCAATAATATTTGAGTCTGTATAAACTCATTCTccccaataaattttaaaaacaataccAATTATTTTCCTACAAAAGGAAATTCCACATGCAGACAACTGCACTGACAACACCCACCTcgttattcataattttcttattaaaaaaacaaaaaacagatAGTGAACAGGTACTGCTAAATCCAAAGTAATGCTCTCCCTCCTCCTATCTCCTACCTCCTTCTTTccttcctttttatttattttataataaatgaataattacgCTTCgatctcttaaaatttggtgaattacacataatttttctgtgatttaaaaaattacatcaaacacaTTTAAGATTTGTTTCAATCTAACAAACAAGTCTCTTAATCAGTCGAAATTCACCGAGTTTGTTgacattaagaaaaaaaataaaaaaaatatatttacccCCGGATTGACTTATAGTaggtcaaatatatttttttatgatcaaattaccctcatacgtcttcacgctGTAATGCATGTGATcggatatatatttttcactattataagaatagtttaatttgaaaagaattatttgacttgtaataagtaattaatgtTGAATTAATATCaccaaattcaatgaattttaactaatgagtgaatttatttgttagatgaaagcaaaccttaggagtgctaaatataatcttttaatttataaaaaatttatatataattatatcaaatcttaaAAGAGGTGCgtgtaattaattctaaaataaaaatattaccctaattaataaatgcTCTGTCCTGATtcccatatttatataaattatattccaTGAACCCTCTTAGTCCGAACCTCATGGTCCCGTTTTTACTTGGCCAGCCCAATAAATAGTCCAACTCAGAAACATAGATGAGGGTGAGGGTGAGTGTGAGATCGACACGTGTAGGGGAGATGAGGTTCATGCCAATTACCGTCATCCCGACCGTTAACACTGGGGGGTGGGGTCCATAAAGCTCtccaatttcaatttcttacTTCCCCACCCTCTACTCGCTTCATACTTAtcaaaaatagattttatataccaagtatttgatattattattattattattattattataattaaataaaagtaatgaATGATTTGGTAGTTAGGTAAAGATAATAATGTGGGCATTTAAGTTGgtgaaaaaatgaagaaaaaaatatgaatattgaGAGGATTTGTAtatctaaaaaagaaaaattaaaaagaagacAAGAAAAAGGCTGTCTTTACTCTTTAGCTCCgaaaaaaggaaaaccaaaaatataaattaattcctttttgGACAGTCGTaaaacaaaaaccaaacaCGCAGGCGCACTGACACACGATGCTAGTTTTGTATAGAtagattctctctctctctctcgcacACACAGTCAATCGCCGGAAAACCCATTTCCGGCAGACCCCACTTCAGTTCAAAGTCTTAAATCTCATCTCCTTCGATCTCTCTGTTCCCCGGCAATAAAAAACGACTTCTCTTGTTCGTGCGCACACACAGAGTGATATATGTTTCATATGCACACTGAATTAACATTGATTTTCTTCTCCGGAAGCCTCGCGATTCAAGATTCATGTAATCCAGCTTCGCTTCCCCTTTGCATGGCTGGGTTTTAACCTTTTACACACTAACAGACCCAGCGTAAATATTCCTATACATTCAGATACATAGATATATACGGGGTTTGGTTAATTTGTAGTAAATTACAGTAAAGATGTCAGTGTTAGATACGGCGTTTGTGGACACCGAGCTCTCGAAGAAGACCTCGATCTTTGGGCTGCATCTCTGGGTCGTCATTGGAATAGTCGTCGGAGCAGTGATTGTGCTCATCCTCTTCCTAATCTCTCTTTGCATCACTGCCTCGCGCCGCCGGAGCAGCGGCAAGGGTAAACTACACCGGCCCGCCAGTGAGATTACTCCCGTCGTATCCAAGGAAATCCAGGAGATCGTCCGCGACTCCGCCGCCGCCGATCATCGTCCCATTCTGCCTCCGGTATATTTTTAAGATCTATTTCTTCTCACAcatttatgattttcttttgcaCTCGTTTTTTCCCCTGAAACCAAATTCTTCTGCAGTAATTTGAGTTTGTTTTCCGCTAGACCAGAGCATAGCATAGTTGTTAATGAAGtgaaaaaattttgaacggttgAACCCACTAAATTCGTGAGTCTAGTATTAGTTCCTTTTTGGCGTgtgattttatctaatttaatGGACGGGTTAGGTCAAATTGATTCTCCTTTTACAGAATGAACATCACTTATtgcaaaattcaaatgatGGTTCATTTCTAATCCAATTTCAGATATAGTTACGCCATACTGTTAGTAGTAACATCAAGAAGTCAAGAATGGTGATTAAGTTTTCGTCTttccttttgaatttttccagGCCGTGCCGGAGATACAGATAGATATGGGGAAGGTGGAGCACAGAGTGGTGTTTTCTGATAGGGGGGCATCTAGCGGCGAAAGCAGAGCTACTAGTGGGGCTGAAACTGGATCATTTGGAGGTAGCGGGTCGTTGCCGGAGGTATCCCATTTGGGATGGGGAAGGTGGTATACTTTGAGAGAGCTTGAGGCGGCCTCTAATGGCTTGTCAGATGAGAATGTGATTGGTGAAGGTGGATATGGTATTGTATATTATGGCGTGTTGGCTGATAACACCAGAGTCGCTATAAAGAATTTGTTGAACAACAGGTTAGGAAGTTCCTCAATTTGCTTTAGTTTGAAACAGATTGTTAATACATAGTAGAGTTTGCCTGTCGGTGAAAGAATGTTTTCTTTGAATTGATAATTCTTGTTTTAGCTCGTTTTCATGGATGCGCAGTTGGGTGGTTGTATGATAGAAGATCTCTTAGCTTGGGATGTAGAAATGCATGTGTTTTCCTTCAGTTGCATGTTCGTTTGTTGCCAAATGTAGAGCATTCCGTTACtcaaataaatgtaattgaaTTGTCGGCTTGGCTTGGCTCAGGGTAAAGGAGGAGGAACGTGATTTCCTTTTGCCTTGAATATCTTAATTAACCTTTACAAGTTCAAgtataagaaaatatgagataCTAGCAGATTTTATTTCACTAGTGGGAAGGAATGTGTTGCTTGAAGTCAAATAACACTTTTATGCGCCAAAGTAACTGTTCTCTTCTTGCTTCCCAAAGTGGAAAATTTTAAGCCTTTATGAACTAAAACCAGGAAGGTTTGCTTCTCTGTGCATTATTCTCATTTTGCTTGAATCCTTAAACTCATGCTACCAGTGCACTCTCAGGGGTCAAGCTGAAaaagagttcaaagtggagGTGGAAGCAATTGGACGTGTCAGACACAAGAATCTCGTGAGATTGCTCGGATACTGTGTTGAAGGAGCTTACAGGTAttgttcattcatttttctttttgctgtCATTAAGCATGAAAACTTTAACTGTTCTTCATTGTTAATATGTTGCTCTGTGCAGGATGCTTGTCTATGAATACATCGATAACGGAAACTTGGACCAGTGGCTTCATGGAGATGTGGGGGAAGTCAGCCCTTTGACATGGGAGATCcgtatgaatataattataggaACTGCAAAAGGGTATGGGTAAACTGTGATTTCTATAGTCTTGCAAAAGTGTTCGTTTTCTTATATTTGGAACTCTTCTTTGTTGCAGCTTGGCTTATCTCCACGAGGGTCTTGAACCGAAAGTTGTTCACCGTGACATCAAGTCCAGTAACATACTGCTAGACCACAATTGGCACCCTAAGTTGTCGGATTTTGGGCTTGCTAAACTTTTAAATTCAGAAAGATCTTACGTGACGACTCGAGTGATGGGAACATTTGGGTTAGTCCATTGTTCCTAAAACATAAATGTTTGATATGCATCAATGTTATGAAACTGTGCTGCTTTTGATTGACTGTATTTTGTTATTTGCCAGTTATGTTGCTCCAGAATATGCTTGTACTGGTATGCTGAATGAGAAGAGTGATATCTATAGCTTTGGTATATTAATCATGGAGATCATTACTGCACGAGCTCCTGTGGATTATAGTCGGCCACCGGGAGAGGTTAGTTTCAAGGAGAGAAAAGCCTTAGTGACTTTGCAATAGGTTTGTGGAGCGAATACCTTGTTTGTTCTGCAACTCTGACTAATGAAAAATGGTTCCAGGTTAATCTAATTGATTGGCTGAAGATGATGGTTGGGAACAGGAAATCAGAGGAAGTAGTGGATCCTAAGTTGCCCGAACGGCCCGCTTCAAAGGTGCTGAAACGTGTGATCTTGGTAGCCCTTCGATGCGTTGATCCCGATGCCCAGAAGAGGCCCAAAATGGGTCATGTAATTCACATGCTGGAGTCGGAGGACTTACTGTCCCGCGACGTATGCCTCAAACTCTATTCACCCTCAATGACCTGCAATTTCAAGTTTAAAAATGCATAAACAAGTAGATTGCTCgtcatattattttcataaacttCCTGTTACTAAAAGTTGATTACAAATGCAGGAAAGAAGAATTGCTCGTGACTCGTCAAGTTCCCTCCGAGAAGAACCATCTGCATCAAGAGTCGATCAACAAACGAAGCAGTGAAGGTATCTCTGATGCTAGTGAAGGAGATAGCATTAGGAGCCATAAGTTAACAGCTAGATAGATTTACAATTCAATATCGATGTTTTgtcattcaaaaaattttccttccctatttattatataccaTTTTGTCATCAACTTCACTTGCATTGATCACAATTGTTTTGCCATTTAGTTGTCTCAAGTATCAATAGCCTTTGTAAAGTGAATTGAATCATTCTTTACTCTTATAGAAACTACAGTAAATTGTTGTGGCCTTTCCTGGAGATTAAAGAAGACCAGTTGTCACACaacaatttatttcattttctgatTGGTCTCATCACTTTCCACTTCTATTCTAGCTGTTGCATTCAAGATAAATTAGGTGGCATGCACCACCACCGTCAAGATTACTTAATGTGTTCTCCGGTACTTGTAGACACTGCCACCGGATGCGCGCATGAGTGGGTCACCGATGTCCAGTGCGTAAAACACCCTGATGCATGATAGAATCACGGTTACCCTTGTACAACAAACTAGGTGGAACTCCTACCGGTTCGATAGATGAGCCTTGTCGATGCTGCACATGGTGGCACTACCGTGCACCAGTGCTGCATCATTTGACACATTCAGTGCACAAAGTATCAGGTGTAGCATTTCTTACAGCCTAATGGCCAAAGTGCTGAATCATTGGGGGTCGAAGCGAATTAGGGTTACTCTTAAATGAGGGGGTAGGGTGGAATAACTAGGTCAAAACATTTTGGGCAGCTGGTTTGGATGAAGTAAATGTGTGGATTCTTGTGGCGGTAGTGGTGGGTGGGTTCATCATCCATGGCAGGCTAGTAAGGTAGGCAAGCACATGCCATGTTAGAGATATAGATGGTATGGAATTGAATTAGTGTTTGTGTAGAGAAGAATGGGGACAAGTGGTGTCAATGTGAGAGCTGGCAAATGGATGTATTAGGCCATGTTTTGTGTTCTTAGGCTGGCAATTGGCAATGGATGTGTAC encodes:
- the LOC105172894 gene encoding probable serine/threonine-protein kinase At1g01540 — translated: MSVLDTAFVDTELSKKTSIFGLHLWVVIGIVVGAVIVLILFLISLCITASRRRSSGKGKLHRPASEITPVVSKEIQEIVRDSAAADHRPILPPAVPEIQIDMGKVEHRVVFSDRGASSGESRATSGAETGSFGGSGSLPEVSHLGWGRWYTLRELEAASNGLSDENVIGEGGYGIVYYGVLADNTRVAIKNLLNNRGQAEKEFKVEVEAIGRVRHKNLVRLLGYCVEGAYRMLVYEYIDNGNLDQWLHGDVGEVSPLTWEIRMNIIIGTAKGLAYLHEGLEPKVVHRDIKSSNILLDHNWHPKLSDFGLAKLLNSERSYVTTRVMGTFGYVAPEYACTGMLNEKSDIYSFGILIMEIITARAPVDYSRPPGEVNLIDWLKMMVGNRKSEEVVDPKLPERPASKVLKRVILVALRCVDPDAQKRPKMGHVIHMLESEDLLSRDERRIARDSSSSLREEPSASRVDQQTKQ
- the LOC105172886 gene encoding probable receptor-like protein kinase At5g24010 yields the protein MATTKIFFFFSSSSTTFSLYVSVISLLSIASAFSPVDHYLVNCGTHSAGTSDLDHRVFTGDASRFLTSTLTIQLESTDSQLTSPSPFYSTARAFDHPAHYTFPIRDRGTHHLVRLHFHPFRNNYNDLLEAEFHVVANKFLLLRNFRIPKTDNFPVIKEFVIPVASKELKIAFVPSGKSKFGFVNAIEVISAPQDLIADVAQLVDSEKNEWVNGLLKNGFETVHRVNVGGFKVTPFNDSLWRTWVTDDDYLVSSDGSKEIHFGGRIMYQMGGASREVGPDNVYNTARVIKSSDDSIPNGNLTWSFRVEKGYSYMVRMHFCDIASVAAGMLYFNVYVNGNLAYENLDLSYMTNRLLASPFYADFLVDGDSSGNLLVSVGPSNMSLPRAVDAILNGVEIWKLNNSMGSFDGEVCSDFVWRSWRRGHAGVLLPLVAAVFLLLSVSVFLQWRRSGAVAWSRLPVDVSEADLKSGNRF